One part of the Oncorhynchus clarkii lewisi isolate Uvic-CL-2024 chromosome 7, UVic_Ocla_1.0, whole genome shotgun sequence genome encodes these proteins:
- the LOC139413319 gene encoding putative protein-lysine deacylase ABHD14B, translating into MCAAKMTEGSVHVESCKAPMFYRQAEPATGEVHLSVLLLHGIRFSSENWLNIGTLETLAKAGCRAVAIDLPGFGQSKSAVAPSAVGELAPGGFLKQVCEALGMGPVVVVSPSLSGMYSLPFLFQHEALVRAYIPVAPICTEKFTAEQYSSIQTPSLIVYGDQDAQLGEVSLNNLRSLANHKVAVMKGAGHPCYLDDPATWHRALTDFLNTL; encoded by the exons ATGTGTGCTGCTAAAATGACAGAAGGGAGCGTGCATGTGGAATCCTGCAAGGCCCCTATGTTTTACAGACAAGCTGAACCGGCCACAGGTGAAGTACATCTGTCTGTCCTGCTTCTGCACGGCATCCGTTTCTCATCGGAGAACTGGCTCAATATAGGAACACTGGAGACATTGGCCAAAGCTGGCTGTCGTGCAGTGGCCATCGACCTACCAG GTTTTGGCCAATCTAAGTCAGCAGTAGCCCCCTCTGCTGTAGGAGAGCTGGCCCCTGGTGGGTTCCTGAAGCAGGTGTGTGAGGCACTGGGGATGGGGCCAGTGGTGGTGGTCAGTCCCTCCCTGAGTGGCATGTACTCCCTGCCCTTCCTCTTCCAGCACGAGGCTCTAGTCCGGGCTTACATCCCGGTGGCTCCCATCTGCACTGAGAAATTCACAGCAGAGCAGTACAGCagcatacag ACTCCATCTTTGATTGTCTATGGAGACCAGGATGCTCAGCTTGGAGAGGTTTCTCTGAACAACCTGAGGAGCCTGGCTAATCACAAGGTTGCGGTGATGAAAGGAGCAGGACATCCGTGCTACCTGGACGACCCGGCCACGTGGCACAGAGCTCTCACTGACTTTCTCAATACGTTGTGA